The Prevotella melaninogenica genome window below encodes:
- a CDS encoding LacI family DNA-binding transcriptional regulator, with protein sequence MSDSTNITMKDIARDLGVSVATVSRALKDSPRISAEKREAIKKYAQEHNFYPNILAESLRKSKVQPIKVIGVIIPQLDHFYFSSILSGIEEEASSRGYRIMIAQSRENYEDEVKICRAFSESKVCGIIVSQAKNTTKYDHFQTLIDKSMPLVFYDRISTGVNASRVVVDDYMGAFSAVTHLINTGCKRIAYYGTSLTMQIAKNRYNGYLDALLKNGMHPNEQLIKNCDNRSDAELITPSVMRLPEPPDAFFAVNDDTAIGILYSCKRLGFRVPEDVSICGFTNGQRAIACDPMLTTVEQRGVRVGEEAASILIDQVEGKLPKNRVEKRVVRTKLIIRGTTR encoded by the coding sequence ATGAGTGACTCAACCAACATAACAATGAAGGATATAGCCCGAGACCTTGGTGTTTCGGTCGCTACGGTCTCTCGTGCGCTCAAAGACAGCCCTCGCATCTCTGCAGAAAAACGTGAGGCAATAAAGAAGTATGCACAAGAACATAACTTCTACCCAAACATCCTTGCAGAGAGCCTGCGCAAAAGTAAGGTACAACCGATTAAGGTTATCGGTGTTATCATTCCACAGCTTGATCATTTCTACTTCTCATCTATTCTTTCTGGTATCGAAGAAGAGGCTTCTTCACGTGGCTATCGAATTATGATTGCACAGAGCCGAGAGAACTATGAGGACGAAGTGAAAATCTGTCGAGCATTTTCGGAGAGTAAAGTTTGTGGCATCATCGTTTCTCAAGCGAAGAATACTACCAAATACGACCATTTCCAAACACTCATAGATAAGAGTATGCCTTTGGTTTTCTACGATCGTATCAGTACGGGTGTAAATGCAAGTCGAGTAGTTGTTGATGACTATATGGGTGCTTTCTCTGCCGTCACACACCTTATTAATACTGGTTGCAAGCGTATTGCATATTACGGCACTTCGTTAACAATGCAAATCGCAAAGAATCGTTATAATGGATATCTTGATGCCTTACTGAAGAATGGTATGCACCCTAACGAGCAACTGATAAAGAACTGCGACAACAGATCAGATGCCGAGCTTATCACGCCAAGTGTAATGCGACTTCCCGAACCACCAGATGCCTTCTTTGCCGTCAATGATGACACGGCTATCGGTATTCTTTATTCCTGCAAACGATTAGGGTTCCGTGTGCCAGAAGATGTCTCTATCTGCGGTTTCACTAACGGACAACGAGCTATAGCCTGCGACCCAATGCTGACAACTGTAGAACAACGGGGAGTACGCGTAGGTGAAGAGGCTGCAAGTATCCTCATCGATCAGGTAGAAGGAAAACTTCCTAAAAATCGAGTAGAGAAACGTGTCGTGAGAACAAAACTGATTATTAGAGGGACTACGAGGTAA
- a CDS encoding 4-alpha-glucanotransferase: protein MNIQFHINYQTYYGQDLVLNIITGQHNGAVEASQYRMRTSDGYHWEVEVKKDAKPGTHIEYFYSILCGDNEQRKEWGIMNHRLDFDTERSLNYRVYDHWSDIPDNAYLYTSAITDCVAGKKLVKGKLNNYNKAVTLKVRAPQLGATDELFLVGAEPALGAWNVKKALKMVQHNINEWSYTLDATKLVGDQLEVKFFVKSNESNENLVWEYSDNRTLLLPTMDEGDVVVYELTEAAFPLPAVRVAGTLVPVFSLRSETSFGIGDFGDLKKMVDWVSMTNQRALQILPINDTTITHTWTDSYPYSCISIFALHPQYVDLTVLPALKDKKQSEKFEKLRKELNALPQIDYERVNDAKNEYLHLLFEQEGGKVLESSAFKTFFAETESWLVPYAQYSYMRDKFGTADFSHWPDHKQWDEADRKALSNPKDKAYKEVAFFYYVQFVLSSQLKAVHEYAQAHKIILKGDIPIGVNRYGCDVWTEPRYFNLNGQAGAPPDDFSVNGQNWGFPTYNWDEMIKDGCQWWVNRFQNMAQYFDAYRIDHVLGFFRIWEIPIHSVHGLLGQFSPALGMSREEIEGYGLHWQEELFTEPFIADWVLDRIFREHADEVRQKYVEHVWGDRYKMRPAYDTQRKVEKAFAGKNSDVDIWLRDGLYALISNVLFVRDHKDPNRFHPRISVQFDFIYESLYDSDKAIFNKLYNDYYYRRNNQFWYQEAMKKLPKLVNATRMLVCAEDLGMVPDCVAWVMNELRILSLEIQSMPKDPKVRFGHLSENPYRSVSTISTHDMATLRQWWDEDWERAQDYFNSMLHRGGPAPHPLPGWLARDIVSRHLTSPSMLCILGIQDWMSIDEELRLADPNAERINVPSNPKHYWRYRMHVSIEDLMKNKAFNEQITDLIYQAGR, encoded by the coding sequence ATGAACATACAGTTTCACATAAACTACCAGACCTACTATGGACAAGACCTTGTCCTGAATATTATCACAGGTCAACACAACGGGGCTGTAGAGGCCTCACAGTACAGAATGCGCACATCTGACGGCTACCACTGGGAGGTGGAAGTGAAGAAGGATGCAAAACCAGGAACGCATATCGAATATTTCTACAGCATTCTTTGTGGAGATAACGAACAGCGAAAAGAATGGGGTATCATGAACCATCGCCTTGACTTTGACACAGAACGCAGTCTTAACTATCGTGTTTACGACCACTGGAGTGATATTCCAGACAATGCTTATCTCTATACTTCTGCTATCACCGATTGTGTTGCTGGCAAGAAGTTAGTGAAGGGTAAACTCAATAACTATAACAAAGCTGTCACACTGAAGGTGCGTGCGCCACAGTTAGGTGCAACGGATGAGCTTTTCCTCGTAGGTGCTGAGCCTGCTTTGGGTGCTTGGAACGTGAAGAAGGCACTGAAGATGGTACAGCATAATATCAACGAGTGGAGCTATACCTTAGATGCTACCAAACTTGTTGGCGACCAACTTGAAGTAAAGTTCTTCGTCAAGAGCAATGAGAGCAATGAGAATCTTGTATGGGAGTACAGCGATAATCGTACCTTACTATTGCCAACAATGGATGAAGGCGACGTTGTTGTTTATGAGTTGACAGAGGCTGCTTTCCCACTTCCTGCCGTTCGCGTTGCTGGAACATTGGTACCAGTATTCTCACTTCGTTCGGAAACAAGCTTCGGTATCGGCGACTTTGGCGATCTGAAGAAGATGGTTGACTGGGTGAGCATGACCAACCAGCGTGCGCTGCAGATTCTCCCTATCAACGATACAACTATCACACACACGTGGACAGACTCTTATCCATATAGCTGTATTTCTATCTTTGCCCTCCATCCACAGTATGTCGACCTTACGGTATTACCTGCGTTGAAGGACAAGAAGCAGAGTGAGAAGTTCGAGAAACTACGTAAAGAGCTTAACGCACTACCTCAGATTGACTATGAGCGTGTGAACGATGCGAAGAATGAATATCTCCATCTGCTTTTTGAACAAGAGGGTGGAAAGGTGCTCGAAAGCAGTGCTTTCAAGACATTCTTTGCTGAGACAGAGAGTTGGCTCGTGCCTTACGCACAGTATTCTTATATGAGAGATAAGTTCGGAACAGCCGACTTCTCTCACTGGCCAGACCATAAACAATGGGATGAGGCTGACCGCAAGGCTTTGTCTAATCCTAAGGACAAGGCTTACAAGGAGGTGGCTTTCTTCTATTACGTACAGTTCGTGCTGAGCAGTCAGCTGAAGGCGGTACACGAATATGCACAGGCTCATAAGATTATCCTCAAGGGTGACATTCCTATCGGTGTTAATCGCTATGGCTGTGATGTATGGACAGAGCCACGTTACTTCAACCTTAATGGTCAGGCAGGTGCTCCACCTGATGACTTCTCTGTGAATGGTCAGAACTGGGGGTTCCCTACTTACAACTGGGACGAGATGATAAAGGATGGTTGTCAGTGGTGGGTAAACCGCTTCCAGAACATGGCACAGTACTTTGATGCTTATCGTATCGACCACGTACTCGGCTTCTTCCGTATCTGGGAGATTCCTATTCATTCAGTACACGGACTGCTCGGTCAGTTCTCTCCAGCTCTCGGTATGAGCCGTGAGGAGATTGAAGGCTACGGTCTACACTGGCAGGAAGAACTCTTCACCGAGCCATTCATTGCTGATTGGGTACTCGACCGCATCTTCCGTGAGCATGCCGATGAGGTAAGACAGAAGTATGTGGAACACGTATGGGGTGACAGATACAAGATGCGTCCAGCGTATGATACACAGCGAAAGGTTGAGAAAGCCTTTGCTGGTAAGAACTCTGATGTTGACATCTGGCTGCGTGATGGACTCTATGCTTTGATTAGTAATGTACTTTTCGTTCGTGACCATAAGGATCCAAACCGCTTCCATCCACGTATCAGCGTACAGTTCGACTTTATTTACGAGAGTCTCTACGATAGCGATAAGGCGATATTCAATAAGCTTTACAACGATTACTACTATCGTCGTAATAACCAGTTCTGGTATCAGGAGGCGATGAAGAAACTGCCGAAGTTGGTGAATGCGACTCGTATGCTTGTCTGTGCAGAGGACTTGGGAATGGTTCCTGATTGCGTGGCATGGGTGATGAATGAGCTACGTATTCTCAGTCTTGAGATTCAGAGTATGCCAAAGGATCCAAAGGTGCGCTTTGGTCATCTTAGTGAGAACCCTTACCGCAGTGTCAGCACCATCTCAACTCACGACATGGCAACGCTACGTCAGTGGTGGGATGAAGACTGGGAACGTGCGCAGGATTACTTCAATAGTATGTTACATCGTGGTGGTCCAGCACCTCACCCATTACCAGGTTGGTTGGCAAGAGACATCGTAAGCCGTCACCTTACATCACCAAGTATGCTCTGTATCCTCGGTATTCAGGATTGGATGAGCATCGACGAGGAATTGCGTTTGGCTGACCCTAATGCTGAGCGTATCAATGTTCCGTCTAATCCAAAGCATTACTGGCGTTACCGTATGCACGTTAGCATTGAGGACTTGATGAAGAATAAGGCTTTCAATGAGCAGATAACAGACCTTATCTATCAGGCGGGTCGATAA
- a CDS encoding glycoside hydrolase family 13 protein has protein sequence MNLKEITNYPNLPLFQKGWKILLFLLLLSSPMTAHNSTASPKKANNRTAAPNVTRIDPTNWFADMQDPTLQLMVYGKDIKFADVTTDYPNVKIDSLVRLDSPNYLLVYLNLKGAKPGEVTLTFSNKNGKKTTKKFQLKAREMAGADRKGFDISDVLYMLMPDRFANGNPKNDVIKGMEDQLCDRNEPSLRHGGDLEGLRQHLDYFTNLGVTALWLTPVLENDRPADGGKHSTYHGYATTDYYRVDPRFGTNEEYKALVDECHKKGLKVVMDMIFNHCGDYHPWAKHTRIDENGKTIKDYPSKDWFNSPNYGLQTSYKLTPVLDPYASKVDMKETVDGWFVPSMPDLNQRNPHVIKYLIQNSIWWIETVGIDGIRMDTYPYADRQAMADWMKVLNKEYPNFNTVGETWVTEPAYTAAWQKDSKLSDINSNLKTVMDFAFFDRLSQAKNEETDDWWKGWNRIYNSLCYDYLYTDPSSVMAFIENHDTDRYLGNGKDSTALKQAYALLLTMKRIPQLYYGTEILMNGTKTETDGNVRQDFPGGFPGDKVNKFTNEGRTKAENAMFDWTSRLLHWRQNNDVIINGSQTQFIPQHGVYVLARQHNGKTVLTILNGKKADNQVDVARYAEVIGSHTTATDVLTGATVDLTKNIPLTQRQAMVLSF, from the coding sequence ATGAATCTCAAAGAAATAACCAACTATCCTAATCTTCCACTCTTCCAAAAGGGCTGGAAGATTCTTTTATTCTTACTTCTCTTATCAAGCCCTATGACCGCCCATAATAGTACGGCAAGTCCTAAGAAAGCCAATAACCGCACTGCTGCACCCAACGTTACCCGCATTGACCCTACCAACTGGTTTGCTGACATGCAGGACCCAACGTTACAGCTGATGGTATATGGCAAGGATATCAAGTTTGCAGACGTTACAACGGACTACCCTAATGTAAAGATTGACTCGCTCGTACGCCTCGATTCACCTAATTATCTCCTTGTTTATCTTAACTTAAAAGGTGCGAAACCGGGTGAGGTAACCCTTACCTTCTCTAATAAGAACGGTAAAAAGACAACTAAGAAGTTCCAACTAAAGGCACGTGAGATGGCAGGAGCAGACCGCAAAGGCTTCGATATATCGGATGTTCTGTATATGCTGATGCCCGATCGTTTCGCTAATGGTAATCCAAAGAACGACGTAATCAAAGGGATGGAAGACCAACTATGCGACCGCAATGAGCCAAGTCTTCGACACGGTGGCGACCTTGAAGGACTCCGCCAACACCTCGATTACTTCACTAACCTTGGTGTTACTGCCCTCTGGTTGACGCCAGTATTGGAGAATGATCGCCCTGCCGATGGTGGCAAACACAGTACTTATCACGGCTATGCTACAACCGACTACTATCGTGTTGACCCTCGCTTCGGTACGAATGAGGAGTATAAAGCCCTCGTTGACGAATGTCATAAGAAGGGATTAAAGGTGGTTATGGATATGATTTTCAACCATTGCGGAGACTATCATCCATGGGCTAAGCATACACGCATTGATGAAAACGGCAAGACAATCAAAGACTATCCATCAAAGGATTGGTTTAATAGTCCTAACTATGGGCTGCAAACAAGCTACAAGCTTACTCCTGTCCTCGACCCATACGCCAGCAAAGTGGATATGAAAGAGACTGTTGACGGATGGTTTGTACCCTCTATGCCTGACCTCAACCAGCGCAATCCACACGTTATTAAGTATCTGATTCAGAATTCTATTTGGTGGATTGAAACCGTAGGTATCGATGGAATCCGTATGGATACTTATCCCTACGCAGACCGACAAGCCATGGCTGATTGGATGAAGGTCCTCAACAAGGAATATCCTAACTTCAACACCGTTGGCGAAACATGGGTAACAGAACCTGCTTATACGGCAGCTTGGCAGAAAGACAGCAAACTCTCTGACATTAACAGCAATCTAAAAACGGTGATGGACTTCGCCTTCTTCGATCGTCTTTCGCAGGCAAAGAACGAGGAAACAGATGATTGGTGGAAGGGATGGAACCGCATTTACAACTCTCTCTGCTATGATTACCTCTATACTGACCCATCTTCTGTGATGGCATTCATTGAGAATCACGATACTGACCGCTACCTTGGCAATGGCAAGGACTCAACAGCTTTAAAGCAGGCGTACGCTCTCTTGCTGACAATGAAGCGTATTCCACAGCTCTATTATGGTACGGAGATTCTGATGAACGGTACGAAAACGGAAACAGATGGCAATGTGCGACAAGACTTCCCTGGTGGTTTCCCAGGCGATAAGGTCAATAAGTTCACAAATGAAGGTCGTACCAAAGCCGAGAATGCTATGTTTGATTGGACCAGCCGCCTACTCCATTGGCGACAGAACAACGATGTAATCATCAATGGTTCTCAGACACAATTCATTCCTCAGCATGGTGTTTACGTTCTTGCTCGTCAACATAATGGCAAGACAGTCCTCACCATCCTCAATGGTAAGAAAGCTGACAACCAAGTCGATGTAGCCCGCTATGCCGAAGTAATTGGTTCACATACCACTGCAACCGATGTCCTTACAGGTGCTACCGTAGACCTCACAAAGAATATACCTTTGACACAACGACAAGCAATGGTACTCAGTTTCTAA
- a CDS encoding SLC45 family MFS transporter, translating into MKQKPNLSFWQLWNLSFGFFGVQIAYALQSANISRIFATLGADPHNLSYFWILPPLMGIVVQPIVGTLSDMTWTRFGRRIPYLFVGAAAAVLVMCLLPNAGSLGMAVSTAMVFGLVSLMFLDTSINMAMQPFKMLVGDMVNEKQKTLAYSIQSFLCNAGSIAGYVFPFFFTFLGISNQAPSGVVPDSVVYSFYIGAAILILCVIYTTAKVKEMPPKVYAEYHSVEKKDDTSKSNVFTLLKVAPPTFWKVGLVQFFCWFAFMYMWTYTNGTVAANCWGVDMLAHDATMTKGYQEAGNWVGILFAIQAIGSVAWAMVLPQFKNTKLAYSFSLILGAAGFVLAAFIHNQYVMFIPFILIGCAWAAILAMPFTLVTNALEGYGHLGTYLGLFNGTICIPQIIAAAIGGVLLQMVGSVQSNMMIVAGVSLFLGAMSVGIIKVRRPAEQG; encoded by the coding sequence ATGAAACAAAAACCTAACTTAAGCTTCTGGCAACTTTGGAATCTCAGCTTTGGATTCTTTGGAGTGCAAATTGCGTACGCGCTGCAGAGTGCCAACATCTCACGCATCTTTGCGACATTAGGTGCTGACCCTCACAATCTTAGTTACTTCTGGATACTCCCTCCATTGATGGGTATTGTCGTACAGCCGATTGTAGGAACACTCTCTGACATGACGTGGACACGCTTCGGACGTCGCATCCCTTACCTCTTCGTAGGTGCAGCCGCTGCCGTCCTCGTGATGTGTCTGCTGCCGAATGCGGGCTCTTTAGGTATGGCTGTCTCAACGGCTATGGTGTTTGGACTTGTCTCATTGATGTTCCTCGACACAAGTATCAATATGGCCATGCAACCCTTTAAGATGTTGGTGGGCGATATGGTCAACGAGAAACAGAAGACACTCGCCTACTCTATTCAGAGTTTCCTCTGCAATGCTGGCTCCATCGCAGGCTATGTCTTCCCATTCTTCTTCACTTTCTTAGGTATCTCCAATCAAGCTCCGTCGGGTGTTGTTCCAGACTCAGTGGTCTATTCTTTCTATATCGGTGCAGCCATCCTCATCCTCTGTGTTATCTATACCACAGCCAAGGTAAAGGAGATGCCACCAAAGGTTTATGCCGAATACCATTCAGTAGAGAAGAAAGATGATACTTCAAAGTCTAATGTCTTCACCTTATTAAAGGTTGCACCACCTACCTTCTGGAAAGTTGGTTTGGTACAGTTCTTCTGCTGGTTCGCCTTTATGTATATGTGGACTTACACCAATGGAACCGTAGCAGCTAACTGTTGGGGCGTGGATATGCTTGCACATGATGCAACAATGACAAAGGGATATCAGGAAGCAGGCAACTGGGTAGGTATTCTCTTTGCCATTCAGGCGATTGGTTCAGTGGCTTGGGCAATGGTTCTTCCACAGTTCAAGAACACCAAACTCGCATACTCCTTCTCACTTATCTTAGGTGCAGCAGGCTTTGTCCTCGCAGCCTTCATCCACAATCAATATGTAATGTTCATCCCATTCATCCTCATCGGATGTGCTTGGGCAGCCATATTGGCAATGCCATTTACCTTGGTGACAAATGCGCTCGAGGGTTATGGTCACTTGGGAACTTATCTCGGATTGTTCAACGGTACCATCTGTATTCCACAAATTATCGCTGCGGCAATTGGCGGAGTACTCCTTCAGATGGTTGGTTCCGTACAAAGTAATATGATGATTGTAGCAGGCGTTTCCCTCTTCCTCGGTGCAATGTCCGTTGGAATTATAAAGGTACGCCGTCCTGCAGAACAAGGGTAA
- the pulA gene encoding type I pullulanase produces MKLKYNLAASVTAFILSQNVVAQQRFNEMSYSPSETTFRLNAPSKPTLRLYEAGRGGKAYKKVKLAPSGDNTWTATVKGDLKGKFYTFDIGHGETPGVFAKAVGCNGGRGAVVDMKETNPTGWESDRRVPTKSPADLIIYELHHRDFSIDPSSGLMHKGKYLALTEQKAIDHLKKLGINAVHILPSFDFASIDESKPDVPQYNWGYDPLNYNVPEGSYSYDANLPTRRIMEFKQMVQALHKAGIRVILDVVYNHTFDLTNSNFERTYPKAYYRYKADGTPSDGTGCGNETASERPLMREYMLESMKYWVNEYHIDGFRVDLMGVHDIQTMNDIRREFNAIDPEIFVYGEGWSAGTCAYPLEKLAMKAAVPQMPGIAAFSDDIRDALRGPFSNDHKPGMLGGVTGLEESLKAGIAGMIDHPQVDYSKVNYSKKPYAIEPTQMISYVSCHDDLCLVDRLKASIPETEYDENELIRLNELAQTAIFTSQGVPFMLSGEEMLRNKKGVHNSFNSPDSINHLDWNNLKTYPQVFNYYSGLINLRKAHPAFRLGKADLVRKHLEFLPVQDCLVAFRLKDHAGGDKWKNIYVILNANKELRTVNIPKGQYTIVCANGEINEAGLGKMEGGEVMVDAQSALILHD; encoded by the coding sequence ATGAAATTAAAATACAACCTTGCAGCATCTGTAACTGCTTTCATACTCTCACAGAACGTTGTTGCACAGCAGCGATTCAACGAGATGTCCTATTCTCCGAGTGAGACAACCTTCCGCCTCAATGCCCCTTCTAAACCAACGCTTCGCCTTTATGAGGCAGGACGAGGTGGAAAAGCCTATAAGAAGGTGAAACTTGCACCGAGTGGCGACAATACTTGGACGGCTACTGTGAAGGGAGACCTCAAAGGTAAGTTCTATACCTTCGATATCGGACACGGAGAGACTCCAGGTGTCTTTGCCAAAGCGGTAGGCTGTAATGGCGGTCGTGGTGCCGTTGTTGATATGAAAGAGACCAACCCAACAGGCTGGGAAAGCGATCGTCGTGTACCAACTAAGAGTCCGGCAGACCTCATTATCTATGAGTTACATCACCGTGACTTCTCTATTGATCCTTCATCGGGCTTGATGCACAAGGGTAAATACCTTGCCTTAACTGAGCAGAAGGCTATTGATCACTTAAAGAAGTTGGGTATTAACGCTGTGCATATCCTCCCTTCGTTCGACTTTGCTTCGATAGATGAATCCAAACCGGACGTGCCACAGTATAATTGGGGCTATGACCCATTGAACTATAACGTACCAGAAGGTAGCTACTCATACGATGCTAACCTGCCTACACGCCGTATTATGGAGTTCAAGCAGATGGTACAAGCATTGCACAAGGCGGGTATCAGAGTTATCCTTGACGTTGTTTACAACCATACTTTCGACCTTACAAATAGTAACTTTGAGCGTACTTATCCTAAGGCTTACTACCGATACAAGGCTGATGGTACACCATCTGATGGCACAGGGTGTGGCAATGAGACGGCAAGTGAGCGCCCTTTGATGCGCGAGTATATGTTGGAATCAATGAAGTATTGGGTAAATGAATATCATATTGACGGTTTCCGTGTAGACCTTATGGGTGTGCATGACATTCAAACCATGAATGATATTCGTCGTGAATTCAATGCTATCGACCCAGAGATATTTGTCTATGGCGAGGGATGGAGTGCTGGTACGTGTGCTTATCCACTTGAGAAGTTAGCGATGAAGGCAGCAGTTCCACAGATGCCGGGCATTGCAGCCTTCTCTGATGACATCCGTGATGCCTTGCGTGGACCCTTCTCTAACGACCATAAGCCTGGTATGCTTGGTGGCGTTACAGGCTTGGAAGAGAGCTTGAAGGCGGGTATTGCAGGTATGATTGACCACCCGCAGGTAGACTACTCAAAGGTAAACTATTCTAAGAAACCTTATGCCATTGAGCCTACTCAGATGATTTCTTATGTCAGTTGTCACGACGACTTGTGCCTTGTTGACCGTCTGAAAGCATCTATTCCAGAGACAGAATACGATGAGAATGAGCTGATTCGTCTAAATGAACTTGCCCAAACGGCTATCTTCACATCACAAGGTGTACCTTTCATGCTCTCTGGTGAGGAGATGCTTCGCAACAAGAAAGGGGTGCATAACTCATTTAATTCACCTGATAGTATCAACCATCTCGATTGGAATAACCTCAAGACTTATCCGCAGGTATTCAATTATTACAGTGGACTCATCAACCTTCGCAAGGCACATCCAGCCTTCCGATTGGGCAAAGCCGACCTCGTTCGCAAGCACCTTGAGTTCCTTCCTGTACAGGACTGCTTGGTTGCCTTCCGTCTAAAAGACCATGCTGGTGGTGATAAGTGGAAGAACATCTACGTCATCCTCAATGCTAACAAGGAACTTCGCACTGTCAACATCCCTAAGGGTCAGTATACGATTGTATGTGCTAATGGTGAAATTAACGAAGCTGGATTAGGCAAAATGGAAGGTGGTGAGGTGATGGTTGATGCCCAGTCAGCCCTTATCTTGCATGATTAA
- a CDS encoding DUF6646 family protein: MMRNIDKYRLYQCLLLLGCLLCVPHSVQAQAWDGEGDIKVYAGYANVGGKAGFEIGSDYALSDFISIGGQITYVNVKKHDEGHNNFLLGYDLSLTGNYHWAEVLKLPSVLDIYSGVSVGLRTVGLQAGVRYNFSETFGLYGQVRQNLFKTFGDDVEHGRVYQGKTALSVGLTVTF; encoded by the coding sequence ATGATGAGAAATATTGATAAATACCGTCTCTATCAATGTCTTTTACTGCTTGGCTGTCTGCTTTGTGTTCCGCATAGTGTACAGGCACAGGCGTGGGACGGAGAAGGAGATATTAAAGTTTATGCTGGTTATGCCAATGTTGGGGGTAAGGCGGGCTTTGAGATTGGCAGTGATTATGCGCTCAGTGACTTTATATCAATAGGCGGACAGATAACTTATGTCAATGTGAAAAAGCACGATGAGGGGCATAATAATTTCTTATTGGGCTATGATCTCAGCCTAACGGGTAACTATCATTGGGCTGAAGTGCTGAAACTACCATCGGTACTGGATATTTATAGTGGTGTTTCCGTCGGCTTACGAACAGTTGGTTTGCAGGCAGGTGTGCGCTATAACTTCAGTGAGACATTCGGACTCTATGGGCAGGTGCGGCAGAATCTCTTCAAGACGTTTGGCGATGATGTGGAACATGGGCGCGTCTATCAAGGCAAAACTGCTCTCTCTGTGGGTCTGACTGTTACGTTTTAA